The Falco naumanni isolate bFalNau1 chromosome 1, bFalNau1.pat, whole genome shotgun sequence genome window below encodes:
- the FBRSL1 gene encoding fibrosin-1-like protein isoform X16, with protein sequence MKVPTSRSGRNSEEDSIREATSSQRSSSRDRLSDSSAQSLSGRGYSCDSESDIDDKTATELELTRIRSALITSKASVGSEKLFSPAANKGPTLNDKPEAKAANVPKVSGLERSRELSTDVPFALPIPSPQPVAAVVTSTSSAPTSSARASPLLKKEPVISAPAPPRLTPQPQPRPQSQPQPRPQSQPQLIPELRTQPPSHIPPPLNYQVHHQVAHNGLNNISRSSSASSATSISLPKHLPLSPQIPPHHSSGPALPLSISNLATSHFSLRSQTQHQHHPAMFATPPTLPPPPALPTNSLVIPGHPADHELLRQELNNRFLVQSSDRAAASLGPVPLLRAEFHQHQHTHQHQHTHQHTFTPFPSSLPQTPLMPPSAPPMVRTPAQNFDKYAPKLDNPYFRHSNFFPTYPPAMPGMPPMLPHSGPFGSLQGAFQPKTSNPIDVAGRPGTVHHTLLQKTPGVSDPYRPPVRVSKKPGKWCAVHVQIAWQIYHHQQKIKQMQLDPHKLEIGGKLDLFSRPPAPGVFPGFHYPQDLARPLFSTTGATHPATTPFGPSPHHSSFLPTNHLADPFSRSSTFSGLGNLGSNAFGGLGSHALTHNNIFTHKDGPNLQNFNNPHEPWNRLHRTPPSFPTPPQWPKPTDSERSSSVTNHDRDREREREPEKRDLSLSKDDRDKERDLMDKNRHSNRSSPASAPVTHQISNLIRSNSQTSSDPIRQVSLSERERSKEPEREHPDRLREPPIAEHKIKESRSPVKETPSHDKRPSEDNTKPVIQSVSPYSKPALSESLKLTNLMSKDMERKTELPSDLQKIKNDIKVKEERKEDSDVLVVGSEPSQHSRSVEHPPPPTLHGLSLPHSMAASMPISMGSVHQMNNMNVLDRSRMMTPLIGMNPLSGRERLPHPGFSWDPMRDPLRDAYRSLDLHRRMDFQLRTDPMHRFPTTSGFYDHERSYRDREPHDYNHENLLEARREQERLRQVEERERLHLREELERARMHHLHSSPIESHLAHVPSFMPHLSGMHYPRLSPSTAMHNGILNRNPPTAALSAPPPLVPASSTRPASPRRTTPLTNSESRDYSPSRNPKEVEAR encoded by the exons GTCCCACCTTGAATGACAAgccagaagcaaaagcagccaATGTCCCAAAGGTGTCTGGGCTAGAGCGGAGCCGGGAACTGAGCACCGACGTGCCCTTCGCCCTGCCTatccccagcccccagccagtAGCTGCCGTTGTGACTTCTACTTCCTCAGCGCCCACGTCAAGTGCCAGAGCAAGCCCACTGTTGAAGAAGGAGCCAGTGATttcagcaccagcaccaccaagGCTCACGCCTCAGCCGCAGCCTCGGCCACAGTCACAACCTCAACCTCGGCCACAGTCGCAGCCTCAGTTAATACCTGAGCTTCGGACCCAGCCTCCGAGTCACATCCCTCCACCTCTCAATTACCAAGTGCATCACCAGGTGGCCCACAACGGACTCAATAATATCAG ccGGAGCAGCAGTGCTAGCAGTGCAACAAGCATCAGCCTCCCAAAACaccttcccctctctccccagaTTCCTCCACACCATTCCTCcggcccagctctgcccctctccATCTCTAATCTTGCTACCTCGCACTTCTCTCTCAGATCGCAGACCCAACACCAGCACCATCCGGCCATGTTCGCCACCCCACCCACGCTGCCACCTCCACCAGCGTTACCTACCAACAGCCTCGTGATACCAGGTCACCCTGCAG ATCACGAACTGCTCAGGCAAGAGCTGAACAACCGGTTTTTGGTTCAGAGTTCGGACCGGGCCGCTGCCTCACTTGGCCCGGTGCCGCTGCTGAGAGCGGAGTTTCACCAGCACCAACACACGCATCAGCACCAACACACCCACCAGCACACATTCACTCCTTTTCCATCCAGCTTGCCCCAGACGCCGCTCATGCCGCCCTCTGCACCTCCCATGGTGCGTACCCCAGCCCAAAAT tttgaCAAGTACGCTCCCAAATTAGACAACCCTTACTTTCGACATTCCAAC ttcTTTCCAACCTATCCTCCAGCAATGCCTGGAATGCCACCCATGCTTCCACATTCAGGTCCCTTTGGGTCACTTCAGGGAGCATTTCAACCGAAG ACTTCAAACCCTATTGATGTAGCAGGTAGACCAGGCACGGTCCACCATACACTGCTGCAGAAGACTCCAGGG GTGTCAGACCCTTATAGGCCTCCAGTAAGAGTAAGTAAG AAACCTGGGAAGTGGTGTGCCGTTCATGTACAGATCGCCTGGCAGATCTACCATCACCAGCAAAAGATAAAG CAAATGCAGCTGGATCCCCACAAGCTAGAGATAGGTGGTAAACTTGACCTGTTCAGCAGACCTCCTGCCCCTGGAGTGTTTCCAGGCTTCCATTATCCACAGGATCTTGCCAGGCCTCTGTTTTCTACCACAG GTGCGACACATCCAGCTACCACCCCTTTTGGTCCTTCACCTCACCACAGCAGTTTCCTGCCTACTAACCACTTGGCAG ATCCATTTAGCAGGTCAAGCACCTTCAGCGGCCTTGGGAACTTAGGCAGCAATGCCTTTGGAGGATTAGGCAGTCATGCTCTGA CTCACAACAACATTTTTACTCACAAAGATGGCCCAAACCTGCAGAATTTCAATAATCCCCATGAGCCATGGAACAGACTCCATCGGACCCCACCGTCCTTCCCAACACCTCCACAGTGGCCCAAGCCCACCGATTCGGAGCGAAGCTCCTCAGTGACAAACCATGACAGAGACAGAGAGCGGGAGCGAGAGCCCGAGAAGAGGGATCTTTCTCTGAGTAAAGATGACAGAGACAAAGAGAG AGACCTCATGGATAAAAACAGACATTCAAATAGATCCTCACCGGCATCAGCTCCAGTGACACATCAGATAAGCAATCTCATCCGCAGCAACAGCCAAACCTCCAGTGATCCCATCAGGCAGGTTAGCCTCAGTGAAAGGGAAAGATCCAAAGAACCCGAGCGAGAGCACCCTGACCGGCTGAGGGAGCCGCCCATAGCAGAACACAAGATCAAAGAGAGCCGTTCCCCAGTGAAGGAAACTCCAAGCCATGATAAGAGACCCTCTGAGGACAACACAAAGCCAGTAATCCAGTCTGTATCACCATACAGCAAACCTGCACTAAGTGAAAGCTTGAAGCTCACCAATCTAATGAGCAAGGACATGGAGAGAAAGACAGAACTTCCCAGTGACCTCCAGAAGATTAAGAATGACATCAAAGtcaaagaggagaggaaggaagacagTGATGTGCTGGTGGTAGGCTCTGAACCTTCACAGCACTCTCGATCAGTGGAGCATCCCCCACCGCCAACTTTGCATGGATTATCATTGCCTCACTCGATGGCTGCCTCTATGCCCATCTCCATGGGCAGCGTGCACCAGATGAACAACATGAATGTTCTGGACCGCAGCAGAATGATGACCCCGCTCATAGGCATGAATCCTTTGTCAGGAAGAGAGAGGCTGCCACATCCTGGATTTTCTTGGGACCCAATGCGGGACCCATTGCGAGATGCCTACCGGAGCTTAGACCTGCACCGTCGAATGGACTTCCAGCTCCGGACGGATCCTATGCATAGGTTCCCTACCACCTCTGGATTTTACGACCATGAGCGTTCTTATAGAGACAGGGAGCCACATGACTATAACCATGAAAACCTTCTTGAAGCCCGCCGAGAGCAGGAGCGGTTGCGGCAAGTGGAGGAAAGAGAGCGCTTGCACTTACGGGAAGAACTTGAGCGTGCCAGAATGCACCACTTGCACTCGTCCCCCATCGAAAGTCACCTGGCACACGTGCCATCCTTCATGCCTCATTTAAGCGGGATGCATTACCCCAGACTGAGTCCATCCACTGCCATGCACAATGGGATTTTAAATAGGAACCCACCAACTGCAGCGCTGAGCGCCCCGCCGCCTCTTGTACCAGCGAGCAGCACCAGACCTGCCTCCCCACGCAGGACTACTCCACTCACAAACTCAGAGTCCAGGGACTATTCCCCCTCTAGGAACCCCAAAGAAGTAGAGGCACGATAG